The genomic segment GTTCAATTGTTCTTTTAATTCCAAGTACTTTATCCTGAAAGTTTAACATTTTGAGCTATATTTGTGATCAAGAAAATGATCCTGTTCTAACTAAACATACACACAAGAGCTTTAATTTTTAATTCACTGACCAGAAAAAAGGACCTGTTAAGGAGTGTTTACAATCATGAAGACGATACGTATCtaaacatcaaataatgcgagcgcgaagcgtgagctgaaaacgtttgatatttcgacctgaaaaATTGAGAATTCTAAGCGCTTTTTGTAATCATGCACatataggtatgtaactaaacgaATGaagcaagcgcgagctgaatttttatAAGATTGAGCTAAAAACGGAGTTCTCTCAATGGACACTTCCGTCTTTTGTAACGACCGCTTCAATATCTCAGTAAGATGTTATAGGTTACTTTTGCAAAGACATGAGTTTCAGAAGTTTCAAATCGTAATATTCatagaaattattttgaaattaacaaaagaATTTGGGTCAATATATTTCGATGAAAAAGATATCTACCAATTTATTTTTCTACAGAAGCCGGGTCACTTGCATATACCAAGGATTCACAATAAATCCAGATCTGGCGGCGGTGAATATGCCTAGCAACCAGCTGAATATTAGATTTAGCATTAAACCTTGTAGATTTAAATATATAAAGctaaaagatttaaatttaagtctTCTGTGATTTTAAAGTTATTCCCTAAGATAAAAAGTAAACgaatttttttactgaaaagtATGCACAGCCGATCTGAATTCATTTCAAATCCTTGAGATTTAGAATGTATTCTTTATGTTTCTCGTTGTGTAACCATATATATTTTCTCTGTtggatttgaattcgaattgaGAAATTTAATATACCTCCTGTTGCAAGCTATCGAAGATTTCTTGGGCCGATTCagttgtattgtatttgatctGTATCTCATCCATGTTATCTTCGATCACTTGATCAATTTTATCACGAAGGAGATACCCAGAGATACCAGCAGCTAACTCCAGAATTAGAAGAATAACCAGAATGGAGACAAACTAGGATAtcaagcaaaattatgattttcatgaaGACACGATAGAgtaacaaaaaaacaaacatatcgATTCCAATAtcatttgattatgtaaatgaattattattaaaattagaaaaatattatCGACATCCAGCTATATTATCACCACTCGAAGGAGATTGGTGGTATCAACATCAAAAACTCTGAAGTCATAAGTCCGCTTTTCCTGTCTACAAAATTGGACATAACGGACATGGGTTATCAGTtatcatgtgatctgaatttCAGGTCATTTGATTATGGTCAAAACTATAAAGACATCTGTATAAAAAGAATTGATGAAACATATTTCTTCTTTCAAACCTAGGCCTATATAAATCCAATCATTTTCTTATTCCTTGATGCTTGATAGAAAATGGGTGAGGGATGCTCATAACCATTTTTAAGTATGTTTTACATGAAACATTGacaaaatatcatatttgaatattgaaatattttatattcaaaattatatGGCAGCGCAGTGGAATATGGTAGACTACCTAGATATTTCGTCATTTAAAAAGTAGGGGTTATGGTCATTACAATAGTTGCACGGCCGATGCCTATGTTTTGTCTCATTTCTTCCCTATTTTTTATCTTGcccctttattctttttttacgCTTGAGAATCATAGGGGTGTCACCCCCTGCCCCCTTCCTGGTAGAGATGCACAGCAATCTTTCGTTATTACATTTCAATGTGCATTTTTATACAGATGTTATTTCTTACAAAATATCGTGGTCCATATACATGATTAAATTCATAAATCGATAGAATCTCACCGGTTTGAGCATGCGTCGACTTTCCCTGCAATTTCCACAGAACCCTAAAATTGAGACAAGACTCGATATAATCCCAACCGTGATTAAAATCACAGGTATAGCGGTACCAGAATCATAAGTGAAGTCAATATATCCACGGTAGACATTCAAGGTGAGAATACCTACTATCAAAATACTGATGCCCAAGAGCTgtggaaaaacaaacaaaataaaagaacaatATCCAACTAATTTCATGTAGAGTTTCCACTCTACTGAATAATTAATAAGTCAAGAAAGATGTCTTATTTGACAAAACAACCTAATTCATGTTCATTATCTCGTTACTTCAATagctaaaaaaatcatttattttttatcaatgaatttttatttgcatttcaaataaatgtcTATCATCACAAATATTTCCAATGTCTACGACTGTTGACATTTTCACATTGAActagaaatcaatgaataagaaataataaacatgatGCTTATTTGTCATGTGTGttaaaaatgtatacattaatTTTTAGCAACAATCATTACCGTTTAGCACCCTGAAAtattaggggaaatgaaagaaaaaaatagattccACATTTTTAATCAAAGTTTGTACTTTTCtgagggaaataagctgttaccatggcaacgggccaatTGGAACTATTTTGATGaccttaaatattttttaatttcatttatatttgatttaagatgaaaattaatattGGGTAATCTATAATCATGTTTATCTACCATTTACAGGGGAAAACATGTATCAATCCGTTTCTATGGCGACGGTCAAAGACAACAATCAGATTCGTATTCAGTACCCTAAAAACAGGGGAATAGGGAACAAACACGCAAAATATGATTCTATAGATTTTGGGGGAATTCCCTACTTGCCGCCTGTGATATTATGCGTTGGATGATAATCGCATAATGTCATTTCCTGCGACAGTATTATGCGTCGCTATACGACATTCTTGGTTGTAACAATGCCTACAACACGTACAAAGCCATGTAGCACCAAGGGAGCACCACCAGTTTAGGCTCGCTGTCCAGCATTACTTACTAAAAATACCACATTGTAGAAACACATCAAATACTGACACGCCCTACTCCTGAacgatttcatttttgaaagCCCGATCCAAAAGGCTAGATCCTTTTTCACAATTCCTGTTGCGGATAGAATGCTTTCTCTCAAGCAGACTGCCTTGAGCTTGCTCATGTCTTTCAGCTCATCAGTCGCGATGTGAATCATGTTTGCTTTCTCTCTTTATAGGCTTGGGTCGAGATATCGAAATACATATTTTCCTATGCAAATACGAAGcatcgttcttttttttttcttatttcaatggGTGTTCTGTGCATTCTCGTACCATGCATGGTCGCTTTCATAAACCCACATTTCTTGATCATCAGATCAATCTACCATTCCCTCTTTGTCGGTCACCATTCCAGGGTCCACCATTGCAAACGGGTCGCTGAACGGTTTTGAAAGCAGGGGAGGCTGATcgaggcacccccccccccccatagttgCGTACGAGAGAGAAAGGGGTAGAAACGTTTTGTCTTCAAGAATCTAAATTTAGAAATTACGCCAAACATgtataaatattgattttcgTGGCTTGATAAAGGGGCGCTGATTTTACTCAGATTTTCCCTTTTCGACGGgaaaagttttgtttttttactatGATCTTTAATATTGACGCTTATTGCGTGAACACCACCATAAAATTGTTGGACCACTTCCGCTGATcggcaaattttattttcatcaaatttggttCTTGCCTGTGCCGGGatattcaacaacaaaaaagaatagaaaagagaaaggttccattttctttctttctttcttctatgGAACATGAAGTTCGCGAAATTGAAAGCCAAGATATTTGGGCCtaagttacccccccccctgaaattCCTCTTGATTTCTCCATTAAAATTCATGTAGATTTCATTGACTTTTTTCGTTTGACGCCGCTGATAATGGGATTATGGGTCTACTGtcgaaaattgaacattttctgATTGTTCTGTTCTATATGATTTTTCATTTGTTGTCATGATATTGAGATTTGAGAACcattaatttcattgattttgaaacaaaaaaagaagcaaatttgcAACATGAGCTCGAGATTGCATCTGTTGgatttattaatgttttgttttatttattcaccATCGTCTTGTGATATAATTATAGTCAGGATGAAGATTTGTATTTAGGGGAATACTGCTAGTTTCTCATACATACACCGTTTTCATGTATCTTGTTGCTCTATTGCGGGCTCTATTGTTCGTTCTTGAGACCAGATCATTTTGAACACGATATCGCCACACAAAAACCCGAACACGAATTAATGGTATTATGACAGTCGGGATTCAAAGAATGACATCCTAACCTTGATATACTACTTTTTTTTGCCTGGTGATTGTGGTCGAATCAGTGAATTGGTCATTTTGTGTTTCTGCACGTATCAGGGTATCCTCTTTTGATCACAATTATTCTTGACCTCGTCACTTTATATTCTGTGGggtatcatcatcaacatcaaaaatga from the Lytechinus pictus isolate F3 Inbred chromosome 1, Lp3.0, whole genome shotgun sequence genome contains:
- the LOC129257379 gene encoding CD63 antigen-like produces the protein MIHIATDELKDMSKLKAVCLRESILSATGIVKKDLAFWIGLSKMKSFRSRACQYLMCFYNVVFLLLGISILIVGILTLNVYRGYIDFTYDSGTAIPVILITVGIISSLVSILGFCGNCRESRRMLKPFVSILVILLILELAAGISGYLLRDKIDQVIEDNMDEIQIKYNTTESAQEIFDSLQQELKCCGVHNYTDWMGWVKDQPELVPYSCCKLKTPGCNIIGSATFDIHTNPCDSAVQDLLRDQIQIIAGLAIGVAFVNICGVILGICAVGNTKLNIPDYAV